The Aedes aegypti strain LVP_AGWG chromosome 3, AaegL5.0 Primary Assembly, whole genome shotgun sequence genome contains a region encoding:
- the LOC5575780 gene encoding fibrinogen C domain-containing protein 1 produces MARRFVVIIFALVISGSHLIQSGKLPPDGVDEERSVNDEATTTETLDIRHLGNGGENKEVLLKLNHLEGKFLQMENMIRKMAETIQSSGANCENSSIDMLSSRVIFLESKVLQQEKEFKRLTDTRAMRSINVDDDNHESLLSKIDILENKISQQSDDMKQTMESTLQTKFKQLESKVKNTIEVALPATATNESVENNELLLSKVNHLQDKLSQLENGINKTIHLANKSPGDSVGFEVMRLKIDFQEVKLLQLTNEINSKTEKIVRSLAHLEQLNEKVSEVLDKMELNVEFNLANMLNQSWEQLQQQEIYNNETLHQILRELDVLRKSNYEIKNRNELAVHKLDSLETLNLKVPALFIDLKQHIAQNLTQIMSQSTELVQQDKSCVNYSNLKQALFDLVVLKNSARYFQVKTLHQSCKDQKLKKTSGRYVLHPVTEEEPFEGYCEQDKFDGGWLVIQYRFNGSVDFYRGWKDYRNGFGAIGGEFWLGLETVHRLTKDKNFTLMIEMEDFNGGYAYAKYDRFEIGSEEEWYSLKRLGSYSGTAGDGMLYSAGMNFTTWDSDHDQSSENCAVQRYGAWWYKSCTFSNLNGKYQNMAHHQSLCWYYYKNSDDGLKVSRMMIREV; encoded by the exons ATGGCGAGAAGATTTGTGGTAATAATTTTTGCTTTGGTGATTTCCGGCAGTCATTTGATTCAATCTGGTAAACTGCCACCTGATGGTGTTGATGAAGAAAGATCAGTGAACGATGAAGCTACAACTACGGAAACTCTGGACATACGGCATTTAGGAAATGGAGGTGAGAATAAAGAAGTTCTGCTGAAATTGAATCACCTGGAGGGTAAATTTCTGCAGATGGAGAATATGATCAGAAAAATGGCAGAAACCATACAATCTAGTGGAGCAAATTGCGAAAATTCCAGCATTGATATGCTATCTTCTAGGGTTATCTTCCTCGAAAGCAAAGTTTTACAACAGGAGAAGGAATTCAAGCGGCTAACGGATACGAGGGCTATGAGAAGTATTAACGTTGATGACGATAATCATGAATCCCTTCTTTCGAAAATTGACATCCTGGAAAATAAGATCTCTCAGCAAAGTGATGACATGAAACAAACGATGGAGTCAACTCTTCAAACCAAATTTAAACAGTTGGAGAGCAAAGTGAAAAATACCATTGAAGTGGCTTTGCCTGCTACCGCCACCAACGAAAGTGTTGAGAATAATGAACTTCTACTTTCGAAAGTAAACCATCTTCAGGACAAACTCTCACAGCTGGAGAATGGCATCAACAAGACAATACATCTCGCCAACAAATCTCCCGGAGACAGTGTCGGATTTGAAGTGATgcgtttgaaaattgacttccaaGAGGTTAAACTTTTGCAGTTAACAAACGAGATCAACAGTAAGACCGAAAAGATTGTTCGAAGCCTGGCGCATCTCGAGCAGCTAAACGAAAAAGTTTCTGAAGTTTTAGATAAAATGGAGCTAAACGTTGAGTTTAATTTGGCGAACATGCTTAACCAATCATGGGAACAGTTGCAGCAACAAGAAATTTATAACAATGAAACACTTCATCAAATTTTGCGAGAACTGGACGTACTCAGGAAATCAAACTACGAGATTAAAAATAGAAATGAGCTCGCCGTTCATAAATTGGATTCTCTGGAGACATTAAACTTAAAGGTCCCAGCATTGTTTATCGACCTGAAGCAACACATCGCTCAGAATTTGACCCAAATAATGAGTCAATCAACGGAACTCGTGCAACAGGACAAGAGCTGCGTAAACTACAGCAATTTGAAGCAAGCTCTTTTCGATTTGGTTGTACTTAAAAACTCAGCCCGCTATTTCCAAGTGAAAACTTTGCATCAGTCATGCAAAGATCAAAAGCTGAAGAAGACATCGGGAAGATACGTGCTGCATCCGGTCACCGAGGAAGAACCTTTCGAAGGATACTGTGAGCAAGATAAATTCGACGGGGGCTGGTTGGTAATTCAATATCGCTTCAATGGTTCCGTTGACTTCTACCGCGGTTGGAAGGACTACAGGAACGGTTTTGGTGCAATTGGCGGAGAATTTTGGTTGGGCCTGGAAACGGTACATCGTCTAACGAAGGACAAAAATTTCACGTTGATGATAGAAATGGAAGACTTCAACGGAGGCTACGCTTACGCCAAGTACGATAGATTTGAAATTGGAAGTGAGGAGGAGTGGTACTCGCTGAAAAGGTTGGGTAGCTACAGTGGAACTGCGGGAGATGGGATGTTGTATAGCGCAGGGATGAATTTCACGACTTGGGACTCCGATCACGATCAATCTTCGGAGAATTGTGCGGTTCAAAGATACGGCGCTTGGTGGTACAAGAGTTGCACATTTAG TAACCTCAATGGAAAGTATCAGAATATGGCACACCATCAGTCACTTTGTTGGTATTATTATAAAAACTCTGACGACGGGCTCAAAGTTTCCCGAATGATGATTCGAGAGGTGTGA